GAGAGCAGACAAAAGGGGAGCGTGACCACTGAGAATTCCCAGTTGTCCCGTCGTACTCGGTAAAATTACCTCATCCGCCACATCATCCCAGACAGTTTTATTAGAAGCAATAACACGAACTTTTAGAGTCATGAGTTGATTGTAATTCTAGATTGAGAACTTAATTTTTGAAGTTTTGAACGTTACAGCCTTTTTCTCTGCCATGTCGTACATTTCGATCCCCCTAAATCCCCCTTAAAAAGGGGGACTTTCTTTATTCCCCCCTTTTTAAGGGGGGCAAGGGGGGATCTTTATGTACCCCATAAGAGGGCCAAGGGCTGTAATTGAGGTTGAGGATTAACCTTTAGCGGCTAATTTTTCTCCTTTGGCGATCGCCTGACTAATATCGCCGACCATATAGAAGGCTTGCTCAGGCAGATGATCCAACTCTCCAGACAGAATCATTTTGAAACCTTTGATGGTGTCATCAAGCTTCACATACTGACCCGGAGAACCAGTAAACACCTCAGCCACAAAGAACGGTTGAGACAAGAAACGCTCAATCTTCCGGGCACGAGCCACCGTCAGACGGTCATCTTCAGACAACTCATCCAAGCCCAGAATCGCAATAATATCTTGCAGCTCTTTATACCGTTGCAGCGTAGACTGAACCGCACGAGCCGTTTGATAGTGATCGCCACCCACAACGCTCGGTTGTAGCATTGTAGACGTAGATCCCAGAGGATCGACCGCCGGATAAATACCCTTAGAAGCCAAACCACGAGACAATACCGTAGTTGCGTCCAAGTGAGCAAATGTGGTAGCCGGAGCGGGGTCAGTCAAGTCATCCGCAGGCACATAAACCGCTTGAATCGAAGTAATCGAACCTTCACGGGTGGACGTAATCCGCTCTTGCAGTTCACCCATTTCTGTACCCAAGGTGGGCTGATATCCTACCGCCGAAGGCATCCGACCGAGCAGCGCTGATACTTCAGAACCTGCTTGTACAAACCGGAAAATGTTATCGATGAACAGCAGTACGTCTTGCTTACTCACATCCCGGAAGTATTCCGCCATCGTCAGAGCAGACAGACCGACCCGCATTCTGGCTCCGGGGGGTTCATTCATCTGACCATAAACCAGAGCTACTTTAGACTCGCTCAGGTTTTCGGCATTAATTACCCCAGATTCAACCATTTCGTTGTAGAGGTCATTGCCTTCACGGGTGCGCTCGCCCACGCCACCGAACACGGATACACCACCATGGGCTTTAGCAATATTGTTAATCAGCTCCATGATGATCACGGTTTTGCCTACACCCGCTCCACCGAACAGGCCGATTTTACCGCCCCGACGATAGGGAGCGAGCAGGTCTACCACCTTAATCCCGGTTTCAAAGATAGAAGGCTTGGTTTCCAGTTCTGTCAGTTTGGGAGCTTCCCGGTGGATGGGAGAGGTCTCTTCGCTGCCAACGGGGCCTTTTTCATCTACGGGATCGCCCAGGACATTGAAGATCCGTCCTAGAGTAACATTTCCGACGGGAACGCTGATAGGCGCACCCAAATCAACAATGTCCATTCCTCGTGTAAGTCCATCTGTACCGCTCATCGCTACAGCACGGACTTGGTTACCCCCAAGGAGTTGTTGAACTTCGCAGGTGACAGAATTTTCTTGTCCATCTGCATCTTTTTTGACTACTCGGATCGCATTATAGACCTGGGGCAGTTTACCACTGGGAAATTCTGCATCAATAACCGGGCCAATGATTTGAACAATTTTACCGACGTTTGTTTTCTCTGATGTGGCTACCATATCTTCGCCTATTGTGATTGCTGCTCAAGAATATGACTGGGGACAGTCGCTTGTTTCCCCTAACGATTGGAGTTTTACAGGAAGGGAAGAGACGGTTTCAGGGACGAATCGGTGTCCTCTGGAGGCTAGGGCGTTGACCCCAGCGTTTAAGAGGAGGGGGATCGGGCCTCAATCCGGTTG
This is a stretch of genomic DNA from Roseofilum capinflatum BLCC-M114. It encodes these proteins:
- the atpD gene encoding F0F1 ATP synthase subunit beta, which encodes MVATSEKTNVGKIVQIIGPVIDAEFPSGKLPQVYNAIRVVKKDADGQENSVTCEVQQLLGGNQVRAVAMSGTDGLTRGMDIVDLGAPISVPVGNVTLGRIFNVLGDPVDEKGPVGSEETSPIHREAPKLTELETKPSIFETGIKVVDLLAPYRRGGKIGLFGGAGVGKTVIIMELINNIAKAHGGVSVFGGVGERTREGNDLYNEMVESGVINAENLSESKVALVYGQMNEPPGARMRVGLSALTMAEYFRDVSKQDVLLFIDNIFRFVQAGSEVSALLGRMPSAVGYQPTLGTEMGELQERITSTREGSITSIQAVYVPADDLTDPAPATTFAHLDATTVLSRGLASKGIYPAVDPLGSTSTMLQPSVVGGDHYQTARAVQSTLQRYKELQDIIAILGLDELSEDDRLTVARARKIERFLSQPFFVAEVFTGSPGQYVKLDDTIKGFKMILSGELDHLPEQAFYMVGDISQAIAKGEKLAAKG